The proteins below come from a single Conger conger chromosome 10, fConCon1.1, whole genome shotgun sequence genomic window:
- the LOC133138307 gene encoding class I histocompatibility antigen, F10 alpha chain-like, translating into MKGITVLLFLLQATAVNTGSHSLWAFATFIYGQTQFPEFSVVVMLDDMQVLYYEHNMKTVIFRSLPSSKNVPDIILEGAKIVMEDIYNYMRSPAHRVNLLSNHAAGVHVHQGMGRCVLDNDKPSLVMVWEAYDGVEVTHYDMHACTVNPLWPQLMWTTKKEESYLMDYTNVYQPICIKTLKYYMEKEENIVFRKERPRVRLIHKPCTETGEMKVSCLATGFYPRHINLTMLRDGHPIPDEELILGKVLPNGDGTYQTRRTLSIRSEELRERHHYTCSVTHLTLNNKLDINWEPEEGSDVAVISSLAVVLFLVLVSTILLFVIYKRRRRVTL; encoded by the exons ATGAAAGGAATTACTGTGCTTCTTTTTCTGTTACAGGCTACAGCTGTTAACACAG GGTCACACTCTCTCTGGGCATTTGCAACATTTATATATGGACAGACCCAATTCCCAGAATTCAGTGTAGTGGTTATGTTGGATGATATGCAGGTGCTATACTATGAACACAACATGAAGACAGTGATCTTTCGAAGCCTACCAAGCTCAAAAAATGTTCCAGATATTATCCTTGAAGGTGCAAAGATTGTGATGGAAGACATTTATAATTACATGAGAAGTCCAGCACACCGTGTAAACCTCCTCTCCAATCAtgctgcag GAGTTCATGTTCATCAGGGGATGGGTAGATGTGTGCTGGACAATGACAAGCCCAGCCTGGTCATGGTTTGGGAAGCTTATGATGGAGTTGAAGTGACACATTACGACATGCATGCTTGCACAGTCAACCCTCTATGGCCACAGCTTATGTGGACCACAAAGAAAGAAGAATCCTATCTAATGGATTATACAAATGTTTATCAACCTATTTGTATCAAAACACTGAAGTACTAtatggagaaagaggagaacatTGTGTTTAGAAAAG AGCGCCCCAGAGTCAGGCTGATCCACAAGCCATGCACTGAGACTGGAGAAATGAAGGTGAGCTGTCTGGCCACGGGCTTCTACCCCCGACACATCAACCTGACCATGCTGAGAGACGGGCATCCCATCCCAGATGAGGAGCTGATTCTGGGGAAGGTGTTACCCAATGGAGACGGGACCTACCAGACAAGGAGGACCCTGAGTATCCGTTCagaggaactgagagagagacatcattACACCTGCTCTGTCACACATCTTACTCTGAACAACAAGCTGGACATAAACTGGG AACCAGAGGAAGGCTCAGATGTTGCAGTCATCAGTTCTCTGGCTGTAGTGCTGTTTCTGGTTCTTGTCTCTACCATCCTTTTATTTGTCATCTATAAGAGGAGGCGCAGAG tcactttgtag
- the LOC133138310 gene encoding uncharacterized protein LOC133138310 → MKGITALLFLLQATAVNTGSHSLWVFATFIYGQTQFPEFSGVVMLDDLQVLYYDCNIKKWLSRSQPSSTNVAEEFILEGANSVMEDTYNSMRNPAYHVNLFSNHTEGVHVHQRLGGCVLDNDNDKPSPVTMWQAYDGTEVARYDIRNRTVNPLWPQLMWSTLKEKTCQIIYKYLSAYLYPNTEVLSGEREEHCVKKSSSTRCSIGFRSGDWEGH, encoded by the exons ATGAAAGGAATTACTGCGCTTCTTTTTCTGTTACAGGCTACAGCTGTTAACACAG GGTCACACTCTCTCTGGGTATTTGCAACATTTATATACGGACAGACCCAATTCCCAGAATTCAGTGGAGTGGTTATGTTGGATGATCTTCAGGTGCTCTACTATGACTGCAACATAAAGAAATGGCTCTCTCGAAGCCAACCAAGCTCAACAAATGTTGCTGAAGAATTTATCCTTGAAGGCGCAAACAGTGTGATGGAAGACACATATAATTCCATGAGAAATCCAGCCTATCATGTAAACCTCTTCTCCAATCACACTGAAG gAGTTCATGTTCATCAGAGGCTGGGTGGATGTGTGCTggacaatgacaatgacaagCCCAGCCCGGTCACGATGTGGCAAGCTTATGATGGAACAGAAGTGGCTCGTTACGACATACGTAATCGCACCGTCAACCCTCTATGGCCACAGCTTATGTGGtccacactgaaagaaaaaacctgtcaaattatatataaatatttatcagCCTATTTGTATCCAAACACTGAAGTACTAtctggagaaagagaagaacattgtgttaagaaaag CTCATCCacaaggtgttctattggattcagatccggtgactgggaaggccactga